One genomic region from Croceicoccus sp. YJ47 encodes:
- a CDS encoding glycosyltransferase — protein MTGDPRRAVGYFVHHQGRGHAERAAAIANRLIDCRPVNLFCARSDIFPELDPRIERIAIPSLFEPEGAAPPRLDAMPTPDTLHCAPVGWSTITRAVAAITGWFDDAAPALFVTDVSAELGQLARIASVPHVAVLQHGDRSDPGHMASYAAAAGLLAPYHADLEQPERPHWMQAKTHYAPGVGVDMTALPTRDAARERLSLSQDAEIVLVLAGGGGTGTPTAPLTLGARDDAGAQWFTIGTIASEWHETPPGNLRHMGWVDNPQDWIAAADRIVSSCGNTTVQMVCAAGKPWIVVPEWRYFDEQLRKADALARAGVAAVTPHW, from the coding sequence ATGACCGGCGATCCGCGTCGCGCGGTCGGCTATTTCGTCCATCATCAGGGGCGCGGCCATGCCGAACGGGCCGCAGCGATCGCCAACCGGCTTATCGATTGCCGCCCCGTCAACCTGTTTTGTGCGCGCAGCGATATTTTCCCGGAACTCGACCCGCGCATCGAGCGCATCGCCATTCCTTCGCTGTTCGAGCCGGAGGGCGCCGCCCCGCCCCGGCTCGACGCGATGCCGACGCCCGATACGCTGCATTGCGCGCCGGTCGGATGGTCCACCATCACGCGCGCGGTCGCGGCGATTACCGGGTGGTTCGACGATGCGGCGCCCGCCTTGTTCGTGACCGATGTTTCGGCAGAGCTGGGCCAGCTCGCGCGGATCGCATCGGTGCCGCATGTCGCGGTGCTGCAACATGGCGACCGCTCCGATCCCGGCCACATGGCATCCTACGCCGCTGCGGCCGGCCTTCTCGCCCCCTACCACGCCGATCTGGAGCAGCCGGAACGACCCCATTGGATGCAGGCGAAGACCCACTACGCCCCCGGTGTCGGGGTGGATATGACCGCGCTGCCCACGCGCGACGCGGCGCGGGAGCGGCTATCCCTGTCGCAGGATGCGGAGATCGTCCTTGTCCTTGCCGGCGGCGGCGGCACGGGTACGCCGACGGCGCCGCTTACGCTCGGCGCGCGGGACGATGCGGGGGCGCAATGGTTCACCATCGGCACGATCGCGAGCGAATGGCACGAAACGCCGCCGGGCAATCTTCGCCACATGGGATGGGTCGACAATCCGCAGGACTGGATCGCGGCGGCGGATCGCATCGTGTCGAGCTGCGGCAACACCACGGTGCAGATGGTGTGCGCCGCTGGCAAACCATGGATCGTCGTGCCCGAATGGCGCTATTTCGATGAGCAATTGCGCAAGGCGGATGCCCTGGCGCGCGCCGGGGTCGCGGCCGTCACGCCGCACTGGTAA
- the pstB gene encoding phosphate ABC transporter ATP-binding protein PstB: protein MSARNVSVYYGEKKAIDNVSIDIHTRYVTAFIGPSGCGKSTFLRSLNRMNDTIAAARVDGEILLDGEDIYRSKMDVVQLRARVGMVFQKPNPFPKSIYENIAYGPRIHGLASGKTEMDEIVERSLQRAGLWEEVKDRLTDSGTALSGGQQQRLCIARAIAVDPEVILMDEPCSALDPIATARIEELIDDLRGNYAIVIVTHSMQQAARVSQRTAFFHLGNLVEYDKTSAIFTNPREERTKDYITGRYG from the coding sequence ATGTCGGCGCGCAACGTGTCGGTCTATTATGGCGAGAAGAAAGCGATCGATAACGTGTCGATCGACATTCACACCCGCTATGTCACGGCGTTCATCGGGCCGTCGGGCTGCGGGAAGTCTACCTTCTTGCGCAGCCTCAACCGCATGAACGACACCATCGCGGCGGCGCGCGTGGACGGGGAAATCCTCCTCGACGGGGAGGATATATACCGGTCGAAAATGGACGTGGTGCAATTGCGCGCCCGCGTCGGCATGGTGTTTCAAAAGCCCAACCCGTTCCCGAAATCCATCTATGAAAACATCGCCTATGGCCCGCGCATCCATGGCCTGGCGTCCGGCAAGACCGAGATGGACGAGATCGTCGAACGCTCGCTTCAACGCGCAGGGCTGTGGGAAGAGGTGAAGGACAGGCTGACCGATTCGGGCACCGCGCTTTCGGGCGGGCAGCAACAGCGGCTTTGCATTGCCCGCGCCATCGCGGTCGATCCCGAGGTGATTCTCATGGACGAGCCGTGTTCCGCGCTGGACCCCATCGCCACGGCCCGGATCGAGGAGCTGATCGACGATCTTCGCGGCAATTATGCCATCGTCATCGTCACCCACTCGATGCAGCAGGCCGCACGCGTATCCCAGCGCACAGCCTTTTTTCACCTTGGCAATCTAGTCGAATACGACAAGACAAGCGCGATATTCACCAATCCCCGTGAAGAGCGGACAAAGGATTACATTACCGGACGGTACGGTTGA
- a CDS encoding HAD-IIB family hydrolase yields the protein MTGDHSLHIVSLALGGCLRGEPVAYGITEDTGGHIAYILGEMRALAAHGAVTQAEIVTRLFDAPELGAIHGCAHEPLGPKLSITRIDSGNRAYLAKEALAADRDAFARAFITHLRARDRLPDLIHAHFADAADVAARVRRELGIPFIYTAHSLGIDKRDCAMAPRDTPTLQARIAEEDAAIARADAIVASSVDECERQLPAYPSADAARIHRLRPGVDMTVPDAAARAGAAAMIAPFLRHADRPIVLAVARPVAKKNLVALVEAFGRDPRLRHRANLVLLAGLRKGLVGGEPEQDRVLSGIADAIDRHDLHGHVAWPRNHSRDEVQALYALARDSGGVFVNPALTEPYGLTLIEAASHGLPVVATCRGGPADIVGELENGLLVEPTDRAEIANAVRTLIEDRPLWLRASNSGREGVRSMGWDRYASGFVALAREVTGRVVANRAVMPVPRALALCDIDNTLTGCAEGARRLSAYLARHRDTVFGVATGRSILEAQRVLREWSLPFPSVWVTSVGSEIYWQRGEDRIADHDYARSLARGWDGDAVHDALRDLPTLTPQGRSEQREFKRSYFLHDPARLAQVRERLDRAGLKTRVIFSHEKLLDILPVEGGKAAAMRHVATTLGLTPEDVFAAGDSGNDIDMLTDCRNAILVGNHAPELARLSERDNVYLTRRHHAGGTLEGIVAHRFARRRGVAA from the coding sequence ATGACCGGGGATCATTCCTTGCATATCGTTTCATTGGCGCTGGGTGGATGTTTGCGGGGCGAACCCGTTGCCTATGGCATTACCGAAGATACCGGCGGGCATATCGCCTATATCCTGGGTGAGATGCGCGCGCTTGCCGCACATGGCGCGGTGACGCAGGCAGAGATTGTCACACGCCTCTTCGACGCGCCCGAACTCGGCGCGATCCATGGGTGCGCGCACGAACCGCTCGGCCCCAAGCTGTCCATCACGCGGATCGACAGCGGCAACCGCGCCTATCTCGCGAAGGAGGCTCTTGCCGCCGACCGGGATGCCTTCGCGCGCGCGTTCATTACCCATCTGCGCGCGCGGGACCGGCTGCCCGATCTCATCCATGCTCATTTCGCCGACGCGGCCGATGTCGCGGCGCGGGTCCGGCGCGAACTGGGCATTCCCTTCATCTACACCGCCCATTCGCTCGGCATCGACAAGCGCGATTGCGCGATGGCGCCCCGCGATACGCCCACGTTGCAAGCGCGCATCGCGGAGGAGGACGCGGCGATCGCCCGCGCCGACGCTATCGTGGCGAGCTCCGTCGACGAGTGTGAGCGCCAATTGCCCGCCTACCCGTCCGCCGATGCGGCGCGCATTCATCGTCTGCGTCCCGGCGTCGACATGACGGTGCCCGATGCCGCGGCGCGTGCGGGGGCGGCGGCCATGATTGCCCCGTTCCTGCGCCATGCGGACAGGCCCATCGTGCTCGCCGTGGCGCGCCCGGTGGCAAAGAAGAATCTCGTCGCCCTGGTCGAGGCGTTCGGGCGCGATCCCCGATTGCGGCACCGGGCCAATCTGGTCCTGCTCGCCGGTCTGCGCAAAGGGCTTGTCGGCGGGGAGCCGGAGCAGGATCGCGTGCTGTCCGGCATTGCCGACGCGATCGACCGTCACGATCTGCATGGCCATGTCGCGTGGCCCCGCAACCATTCGCGCGACGAGGTTCAGGCGCTCTACGCCCTTGCCCGCGACAGCGGCGGCGTGTTCGTCAATCCGGCACTGACCGAACCCTATGGCCTGACCCTGATCGAGGCGGCGTCGCACGGCCTCCCCGTGGTGGCGACATGCCGGGGCGGGCCGGCTGATATCGTCGGCGAGCTGGAAAACGGATTGCTGGTGGAGCCGACGGACCGGGCCGAAATCGCAAATGCGGTACGTACCCTGATCGAGGATCGCCCATTATGGCTGCGCGCATCGAACAGCGGGCGCGAGGGTGTGCGCTCGATGGGCTGGGACCGCTATGCCAGCGGGTTCGTCGCGCTGGCGCGGGAAGTGACCGGGCGGGTGGTGGCGAACCGTGCCGTTATGCCCGTGCCCCGCGCGCTCGCCCTTTGCGACATCGACAATACGCTCACCGGATGCGCCGAAGGTGCGCGGAGGTTAAGCGCCTATCTCGCCCGCCATCGCGACACCGTCTTTGGCGTGGCGACGGGCCGCTCCATCCTCGAGGCGCAGCGTGTCCTGCGCGAATGGTCGCTCCCCTTTCCCTCCGTCTGGGTGACCTCGGTGGGGAGCGAGATCTACTGGCAACGGGGCGAGGATCGTATCGCCGATCACGATTATGCGCGGTCCCTCGCACGGGGATGGGACGGCGACGCGGTTCACGATGCCCTGCGCGACCTGCCCACCCTCACGCCGCAGGGGCGCAGCGAGCAACGCGAATTCAAGCGCAGCTATTTCCTCCACGATCCCGCCCGGCTTGCGCAGGTGCGCGAACGGCTCGACCGGGCGGGATTGAAGACGCGCGTGATCTTCAGCCACGAAAAGCTGCTCGACATCCTCCCCGTGGAGGGCGGAAAGGCGGCGGCGATGCGCCATGTCGCCACCACGCTCGGCCTCACGCCAGAGGATGTTTTCGCCGCCGGGGACAGCGGCAACGATATCGACATGCTGACCGATTGCCGCAACGCGATCCTCGTCGGCAATCACGCGCCCGAGCTCGCACGGTTGAGCGAGCGGGACAATGTCTACCTCACCCGGCGCCATCATGCCGGAGGCACGCTGGAGGGGATTGTCGCCCATCGTTTCGCGCGCCGGCGGGGCGTCGCGGCATGA
- a CDS encoding UdgX family uracil-DNA binding protein (This protein belongs to the uracil DNA glycosylase superfamily, members of which act in excision repair of DNA. However, it belongs more specifically to UdgX branch, whose founding member was found to bind uracil in DNA (where it does not belong), without cleaving it, appears to promote DNA repair by a pathway involving RecA, rather than base excision.), with protein MSAPAQDRLAHVKLGTYYVVPLAESDDFEGWRDQARRLLMADVPPDRVAWTEPGGSAGDLFTHGDRRLPTAPGDAPQPRVSRRFMDIAKTVILHSDPERFSILYRTLWRLQTRPRLIEDAAEGDIRKLADMARAVRRDIHKMRAFLRFRETKDEDGTEHYIAWFEPFHHILRHNAGFFVRRFANMRWSILTPRGTLHWDGEVLREGPPATRADAPTGDDAEELWRGYYASIFNPARLKIGAMMKEMPRKYWKNMPEAQMIPALVAGAQAREATMVKAGEIDMGERPETLAAIEKAIHACARCPIGELDNTAVMGEGPRGAPLMIVGEQPGDQEDQQGRPFVGPAGQLLDVHLEKAGIDRATAYVTNTVKHFKFTPKVTQRGKRRIHQSPTAKEIDICRWWVESERAIVRPKLVLALGASAARGMLGKTVSITKARGTAHPLDDGSELWVTAHPSYLLRLDGAAREEQQRLFDADLAAVAERLSELTHA; from the coding sequence ATGAGTGCGCCGGCGCAGGACAGGCTGGCTCATGTGAAGCTGGGCACCTATTATGTGGTACCCTTGGCCGAGAGCGACGATTTCGAGGGGTGGCGCGATCAGGCCCGCCGCCTGTTGATGGCGGATGTGCCGCCCGACCGCGTGGCGTGGACCGAACCGGGTGGAAGCGCCGGCGATCTGTTCACCCATGGCGACCGCCGCCTGCCCACCGCGCCCGGCGATGCGCCGCAGCCGCGCGTGTCGCGACGCTTCATGGATATTGCGAAGACTGTTATCCTTCACTCTGATCCGGAACGGTTTTCCATTCTTTACCGCACGCTCTGGCGGTTGCAGACGCGGCCCCGGCTGATCGAGGATGCCGCCGAGGGCGATATTCGCAAGCTGGCCGACATGGCCCGCGCGGTGCGGCGCGATATTCACAAGATGCGGGCCTTCCTGCGCTTTCGCGAAACGAAGGACGAGGACGGGACCGAGCATTACATCGCGTGGTTCGAACCGTTCCACCACATATTGCGGCACAATGCGGGCTTTTTCGTGCGGCGCTTCGCCAATATGCGCTGGTCGATCCTGACCCCGCGGGGGACGCTGCACTGGGACGGAGAGGTGCTGCGCGAAGGGCCGCCCGCCACCCGCGCCGACGCGCCGACCGGCGACGATGCGGAGGAATTGTGGCGCGGCTACTATGCCTCCATCTTCAACCCCGCGCGTCTGAAGATCGGCGCGATGATGAAGGAAATGCCGCGCAAATACTGGAAAAACATGCCCGAGGCGCAGATGATTCCCGCGCTTGTCGCGGGCGCGCAGGCACGGGAGGCGACGATGGTGAAGGCCGGCGAAATCGACATGGGCGAACGGCCCGAAACGCTGGCCGCGATCGAAAAGGCGATCCATGCCTGCGCCCGCTGCCCGATCGGCGAGCTCGACAATACCGCCGTCATGGGCGAAGGGCCGCGCGGTGCCCCCCTCATGATCGTGGGCGAACAACCCGGCGATCAGGAGGATCAGCAGGGCCGCCCCTTCGTCGGGCCGGCGGGGCAATTGCTCGACGTGCATCTTGAAAAGGCGGGCATCGACCGGGCCACCGCCTATGTCACCAACACGGTCAAGCATTTCAAGTTCACGCCCAAGGTCACGCAGCGTGGAAAGCGCCGCATTCACCAGTCGCCCACGGCGAAGGAGATCGACATCTGCCGCTGGTGGGTGGAGAGCGAACGCGCCATCGTGCGCCCGAAACTCGTGCTGGCACTGGGGGCGAGCGCGGCGCGCGGCATGCTGGGCAAGACGGTCAGCATCACCAAGGCGCGCGGCACCGCCCATCCGCTGGATGACGGAAGCGAATTGTGGGTGACGGCGCACCCGTCCTATCTCCTCCGCCTCGACGGCGCGGCGCGGGAGGAGCAGCAACGGCTTTTCGATGCCGATCTCGCCGCGGTGGCAGAGCGGCTGTCCGAACTGACCCATGCATAA
- the phoB gene encoding phosphate regulon transcriptional regulator PhoB: MPSPRLLLVEDDLSLAELLQYRFEAEGYKVISTPDGDEALLLAEEQAPDLVILDWMVEGTSGIEICRRLRRGKGTAHVPIVMLTARDAEEDRIRGLETGADDYLTKPFSPRELIARVGAVLRRVRPALAGEMLEVGDIRLDATSHRATRRGQSLQLGPTEFRLLKFFMEHPGRVFSRVQLLDAVWGTGSDIELRTVDVHIRRLRKGLTIENSTDPVRTVRSAYYAFEAV, encoded by the coding sequence GTGCCCTCCCCCCGCCTTCTCCTCGTCGAGGACGATCTGTCGCTCGCCGAATTGCTGCAATACCGGTTCGAGGCCGAAGGCTACAAGGTCATCTCCACCCCCGATGGCGACGAGGCGTTGCTCCTGGCCGAGGAACAGGCCCCCGATCTCGTCATTCTCGACTGGATGGTGGAGGGGACGAGCGGGATCGAGATCTGCCGCCGCCTGCGCCGGGGCAAGGGCACGGCGCATGTACCGATCGTCATGCTGACCGCGCGCGATGCGGAGGAGGACCGGATTCGCGGTCTCGAAACCGGCGCGGACGATTATCTGACCAAGCCGTTTTCCCCGCGTGAGCTCATTGCGCGCGTCGGTGCGGTGCTGCGGCGGGTGCGGCCCGCGCTGGCCGGTGAAATGCTGGAGGTTGGCGACATCCGGCTCGACGCGACGAGCCATCGGGCCACGCGGCGGGGGCAATCACTGCAACTGGGACCGACGGAGTTTCGCCTGCTGAAATTCTTCATGGAGCATCCCGGGCGGGTGTTTTCGCGCGTGCAATTGCTCGACGCCGTATGGGGCACCGGGAGCGACATCGAATTGCGCACGGTCGATGTGCATATTCGCCGCCTGCGCAAGGGGCTGACCATCGAGAACAGCACCGATCCGGTCCGCACGGTGCGTTCGGCCTACTATGCGTTCGAGGCGGTCTGA
- a CDS encoding putative DNA modification/repair radical SAM protein codes for MAQKPILDRLKILADAAKYDASCASSGTSKRDSRGGKGIGSTEGMGICHAYAPDGRCISLLKVLMTNHCIFDCHYCINRKSSNVERARFTPQEVADLTIAFYKRNYIEGLFLSSGIVKSSDHTMEQLVEAARILREEHDFRGYIHLKTIPEADPEIIHRAGLYADRVSINVELPTDAGLNRLAPDKNAGQIDGAMGRMGSDITEAVDARKRFRHAPRFAPVGQSTQMIVGADGASDTDIVTRASSLYYRHALRRVYYSAFSPIPDASAVLPLKRPPLIREHRLYQSDWLMRFYGYSPQEVGQAAGADGMLPLDIDPKLAWALKFREQFPVDVNRASREMLLRVPGLGTRAVGQILSARRHRRLRLDDVAKMTVSLTKVRPFLIAADWRPTLLTDRADLKTLIAPPQDRQLELFAA; via the coding sequence ATGGCTCAGAAACCGATTCTCGACCGATTGAAGATCCTCGCCGATGCGGCGAAATACGATGCGTCCTGCGCGTCGTCGGGGACGTCCAAACGGGACAGCCGCGGCGGCAAGGGCATCGGCTCGACCGAGGGGATGGGCATTTGTCACGCCTATGCGCCCGACGGGCGGTGCATCTCGCTGCTCAAGGTGCTGATGACCAATCATTGCATCTTCGATTGCCATTACTGCATCAATCGCAAGAGTTCGAACGTGGAGCGCGCACGCTTCACGCCGCAGGAGGTCGCCGATCTCACCATCGCATTCTACAAGCGCAATTATATCGAGGGATTGTTCCTGTCCTCCGGCATCGTGAAATCGTCGGATCACACGATGGAGCAATTGGTGGAGGCGGCCCGTATCCTGCGCGAGGAACATGATTTTCGCGGCTATATCCACCTGAAAACCATTCCCGAGGCGGACCCGGAGATCATTCACCGCGCCGGGCTTTATGCCGATCGCGTGTCGATCAATGTCGAATTGCCGACCGATGCCGGGTTGAACCGGCTGGCGCCCGACAAGAACGCAGGGCAGATCGACGGCGCGATGGGCCGCATGGGCAGCGACATCACGGAGGCGGTGGATGCGCGCAAGCGGTTCCGCCACGCGCCGCGATTTGCGCCTGTAGGCCAGTCGACGCAGATGATCGTCGGCGCCGACGGGGCGAGCGACACCGATATCGTCACCCGCGCCAGCAGCCTTTACTACCGGCATGCGCTGCGCCGCGTATATTACAGCGCGTTCAGCCCGATCCCCGATGCAAGCGCGGTCCTGCCGTTGAAGCGTCCGCCCTTGATCCGCGAACACCGGCTCTATCAATCGGACTGGCTGATGCGGTTCTACGGCTATTCGCCGCAGGAGGTCGGGCAGGCGGCGGGGGCGGACGGGATGTTGCCGCTCGACATCGATCCCAAGCTGGCCTGGGCTCTCAAATTTCGGGAGCAATTTCCGGTGGATGTGAACCGGGCTTCGCGTGAAATGTTACTGCGCGTGCCGGGGCTGGGCACGCGGGCGGTGGGGCAGATCCTGTCGGCGCGGCGGCATCGGCGGCTACGGCTGGACGATGTGGCGAAGATGACCGTGTCGCTCACGAAGGTGCGCCCGTTCCTCATTGCCGCAGACTGGCGCCCGACATTGCTGACCGACCGGGCCGACCTGAAAACGCTGATCGCCCCGCCGCAGGACCGGCAGCTGGAGCTGTTCGCCGCATGA
- a CDS encoding extensin family protein — protein sequence MDVFSRLPARSLFRMDRVFIGAMILAALALAANGWIAAHPEHDPRAPLALNGPEGMATSRKLAALRTDPAQCRGALEQAEIAFDDLDPVGEGACRRDDRLRVVPAPERGLAFAPARPETTCAVQAAMAWWLDKSVQPMAEELLNSRVARIEQLGTYSCRRVNGADTGRWSEHATGNAIDIAAFVLTDGRRISVQRDWWTGAGTPDAEGTFLFAVRDGACDAFGTVLSPDYNALHADHFHLDQSPRGFGSFCR from the coding sequence ATGGATGTCTTTTCGCGCCTGCCCGCCCGTTCGCTGTTCCGCATGGACCGTGTGTTCATCGGTGCCATGATCCTTGCCGCACTGGCGCTGGCCGCGAATGGATGGATTGCGGCCCATCCGGAGCACGATCCGCGCGCGCCCCTCGCCTTGAACGGGCCGGAAGGGATGGCGACATCGCGCAAGCTGGCCGCGCTGCGCACCGATCCGGCGCAGTGCCGCGGCGCGCTCGAACAGGCGGAGATCGCGTTCGACGATCTCGACCCGGTGGGTGAGGGGGCATGTCGGCGCGACGACCGGCTGCGCGTTGTCCCGGCGCCGGAACGCGGCCTTGCCTTTGCGCCGGCGCGTCCGGAAACGACCTGCGCGGTGCAGGCGGCAATGGCATGGTGGCTGGATAAAAGCGTGCAGCCCATGGCGGAGGAATTGTTGAACAGCCGCGTCGCCCGGATCGAGCAGCTCGGCACCTATAGCTGCCGCCGGGTGAATGGCGCCGACACCGGCCGGTGGAGCGAGCACGCCACGGGCAATGCCATCGACATCGCCGCATTCGTGCTGACCGACGGACGCCGCATATCGGTGCAGCGCGACTGGTGGACCGGCGCGGGCACGCCCGATGCCGAGGGCACGTTCCTCTTCGCGGTGCGGGACGGGGCGTGCGACGCGTTCGGGACGGTCTTATCGCCCGATTACAATGCGCTGCACGCCGATCATTTCCATCTTGACCAGTCGCCGCGCGGTTTCGGCTCGTTCTGCCGGTAG
- the phoU gene encoding phosphate signaling complex protein PhoU, which produces MTMEHTVKAFEEDITRLRGLIAEMGGLSELSVQEALDAMVNGDEDLAEKVVKRDKEIDALETEVDRLAVRIIALRAPMADDLREVIAALKIAGVVERIGDYAKNIAKRVGKIEGRRHFEPLTLLPAMGEVATEMVHDVLTAYAARDPVLAREVIAMDEKVDAFYDSIFRNLVTHMVENPATISSAAQLLFVARNIERVGDHATNVAEMVHFAATGDYPPDEDRR; this is translated from the coding sequence TTGACGATGGAACACACGGTCAAGGCTTTCGAAGAGGACATCACCCGGCTGCGCGGCCTGATCGCGGAGATGGGCGGCCTGTCCGAGCTGTCGGTACAGGAAGCATTGGATGCGATGGTCAACGGCGACGAGGATCTCGCCGAAAAGGTCGTGAAGCGCGACAAGGAGATCGACGCGCTCGAAACCGAGGTGGACCGGCTCGCCGTGCGCATCATCGCCCTGCGCGCGCCCATGGCGGATGATTTACGCGAGGTGATTGCCGCGCTGAAGATCGCCGGCGTCGTCGAACGCATCGGCGATTATGCGAAGAACATCGCGAAACGCGTCGGCAAGATCGAGGGGCGCCGCCATTTCGAACCGCTCACCCTGCTGCCCGCGATGGGCGAGGTCGCGACCGAAATGGTGCATGACGTGCTCACCGCCTATGCCGCGCGCGACCCCGTCCTTGCCCGCGAGGTCATCGCCATGGATGAAAAGGTCGATGCGTTCTACGACAGCATCTTCCGCAATCTCGTCACGCACATGGTCGAAAACCCCGCCACGATCAGCAGCGCGGCCCAGTTGCTGTTCGTGGCGCGCAATATCGAACGTGTCGGCGACCATGCGACCAATGTCGCCGAAATGGTGCACTTTGCGGCGACGGGCGATTACCCGCCCGACGAGGATCGCCGTTAA
- a CDS encoding galactosyltransferase-related protein, whose protein sequence is MKISICTLASGRAAHLRNLVLGLMESERAPDELIVAVLQDAPYDLPAAPFAVTQIVLGSDGVPLSLGRNTAAGGATGDLLIFLDVDCVPHPALVGDYAKAARDHTGVLMGEVGYLPRGATANGVDFAHFERVSVRHSERPGPPEAAVGPCRDYRCFWSLNFAISAADFARTGGFDERYTGYGGEDTDFGRVVAACGLPLQWVRGAKAYHQYHPHHMPPVHHLDSVMANAHRFAEKWGEPTMQHWMRAFTLMGLTRRDGAGWVKLREPEERDLALTRQEEDQPYASSARVLDLLERAAAKDAASIAAE, encoded by the coding sequence ATGAAAATCTCGATATGCACGCTGGCGAGCGGACGGGCCGCGCATCTGCGCAACCTGGTGCTCGGCCTGATGGAGAGCGAGCGGGCACCGGACGAGCTGATCGTGGCGGTGTTGCAGGATGCGCCCTATGACCTGCCGGCGGCGCCGTTCGCTGTGACGCAGATCGTTCTGGGCAGCGACGGCGTGCCGTTGTCGCTGGGCCGGAATACGGCGGCGGGCGGGGCGACGGGCGATCTGCTGATCTTCCTCGACGTGGACTGCGTGCCGCACCCCGCACTCGTCGGCGATTATGCGAAGGCCGCGCGCGACCATACAGGCGTGCTGATGGGCGAGGTCGGCTATCTGCCGCGCGGCGCGACCGCGAACGGCGTGGATTTCGCGCATTTCGAACGCGTCTCCGTGCGCCATTCCGAACGCCCCGGCCCACCCGAAGCTGCGGTCGGGCCGTGCCGGGATTACCGGTGTTTCTGGTCGTTGAACTTCGCCATATCGGCGGCGGATTTCGCGCGGACCGGCGGTTTCGACGAACGCTATACCGGCTATGGCGGGGAGGATACGGATTTCGGGCGCGTGGTCGCCGCCTGCGGACTTCCGCTCCAATGGGTGCGCGGGGCGAAGGCGTATCATCAATATCACCCGCACCACATGCCGCCTGTGCATCACCTCGACAGCGTGATGGCCAATGCGCATCGCTTTGCCGAAAAATGGGGCGAACCCACGATGCAGCACTGGATGCGGGCGTTCACACTCATGGGGCTGACCCGGCGGGACGGCGCGGGGTGGGTAAAACTGCGCGAGCCGGAGGAGCGCGACCTCGCCCTCACCCGGCAGGAGGAGGACCAGCCCTATGCCAGCAGCGCGCGCGTGCTCGATCTGCTGGAACGCGCCGCGGCGAAGGATGCGGCCTCGATCGCCGCGGAATAG